Proteins encoded in a region of the Colius striatus isolate bColStr4 chromosome 18, bColStr4.1.hap1, whole genome shotgun sequence genome:
- the ABCA5 gene encoding cholesterol transporter ABCA5 has translation MAPATPRGAGVWRQTRALLFKNCLIKCRTKKSSVQEVLFPLFFLFWLILMSMMHPHRKYDEVADTSLGTLDTSMLVNFIIGYTPPTRMAREIMRKVAFDHFEDGIITEEYLSEEELQEASAFKPPSFVGVVFNDAMSYQLRFPDSVAMSSIYTESRASCSNLRKGCESVTYWSSGFAALQACIDAAIIQLKTNQSVWEQLELTRAMVMGEAAVVEIDNFPRAIILIYLVIAFSPFGYYLAIHIVAEKERKLKEFLKILGLHDTAFWLSWVLLYVSLIFVMSILMAVIATASSLFPQSSAFVIFLLFFLYGISSVFFAFMLTPLFKKSKHVGIVEFLATLAFGFVGLNIVLLEDFPKSFVWILSPLCQCSFLIGVAQVMHLEDYEDGATFANLNHGPYPLFISLILLVLDSIFYLLVAVYLDQVIPGEFGLRRTPFFFMKPSFWSKHRKNYKELYESSINGSLSFSEIVEPVPSEFQGKEAIRISCVQKTFRKKGETVEALRNLSFDIYEGQITALLGHSGTGKTTLMNILCGLCPPTDGFVSVYGHRVSEIDEMLEVRQITGVCPQSDIHFDILTVEENLSIFAAIKGIPQNDLIQEVQKVLLDLDMQPIRDNQAKKLSGGQKRRLSVGVAVLGNPKVLLLDEPTAGMDPCSRHIVWNLLKNRKANHVTVFSTHFMDEADILADRKAVISQGMLKCLGSSLFLKSKWGIGYRLSMHIDAYCNTEATTSLIRQHVPAASLIQKNDEQLVYTLPLRDMDKFAGLFSDLDTHTHLGVITYGVSMTTLEDVYLKLEVEAEIDQADYSVFNSQQVQDEMDTKSLDDMEQSLLMLSEAKAPAMSNTALWKKQVSTIAKVHLLSLKRENKCVRVMLLLFLIFLVVQILLFFIHHIIKNSVAAIKLSPDLYLLKPGEEYHKYRSRLLLQNSTESHIDDIVHSLGSMNILLEMFNDSDYVSAAPHSAGLNVFDLQSRQNYVFTVVFNSTMVHSLPVLMNIVSNLLLRSLNVTESIQIWSNPFMQDLPDTIFRLEIYFEAVLLGIIVTGMPPYFGMDNAENHKIKAYTQLKIAGLYPSAYWTGQAVVDLPLFFSILVLMIGSLFAFHYGVYFYVGKFLAVIFCLIGYVPSVVLFTYVVSFTFKKVQNTKEFWSFIFSVTALLCTVVTEVAFFLDYYLVTTILHYVFSIFIPIYPLIGCLICFIKVSWKGKRKSLGYYDPWDRLLVAVIAPYLQCVVWLFLLRCFELKNGGRTIREDPFFRKCSTKAKSWKFPDVSRDENEDEDVKAERLRVQEILSSPRSEEVPAILVSSLHKEFDERKEFLLGRKIKKVATKHVSLCVKKGEILGLLGPNGAGKSTLMSMLVGEIEPTSGQVLMGDCAFGLNSEDDSVKFVGYCPQTNPLWPDITLQEHFEIYGAIKGMSQTDVKEVIKRIASALDLKDHLQKTTKKLGVGLKRKLCFALSMLGNPRVTLLDEPSTGMDPKAKQHMWRAIRAAFKNKERAAILTTHYMEEADAVCDRVAILVSGQLRCIGTVQHLKSKFGRGYFLEMKLNEAADVQQVEYLQSQILHIFPNANRQESFASILAYKVPKEDVQSLSHSFSKLEEVKHTFNIEEYSFSQATLEQVFVELAKEQEEEDSSFGTLNSTLWWERTQEDRVVF, from the exons ATGGCACCAGCAACTCCAAGAGGAGCAGGAGTATGGAGACAAACCAGAGCTCTCTTGTTCAAGAACTGTCTTATCAAGTGCAGGACTAAAAAAAGCAGTGTTCAG GAGGTCCTCTTCCCACTCTTCTTCTTGTTTTGGCTCATCCTGATGAGCATGATGCATCCCCACAGGAAATACGACGAGGTGGCTGACACCAGCCTGGGCACCCTGGATACCTCCATGCTGGTGAATTTTATCATTGGCTACACTCCACCAACCCGAATGGCACGAGAGATCATGAGGAAAGTGGCTTTTGACCACTTTGAAGATG GCATCATCACAGAGGAGTATTTAAGTGAAGAGGAGCTGCAAGAGGCTAGTGCTTTTAAACCCCCAAGCTTTGTGGGTGTAGTGTTCAACGATGCCATGTCCTACCAGCTGAGGTTTCCTGATTCAGTTGCCATGTCTTCCATCTACACAGAATCGAGAG CCAGTTGCTCCAacctgaggaagggctgtgagTCAGTGACATACTGGAGCTCAGGgtttgcagctctgcaggccTGCATTGATGCTGCCATCATCCAG ctGAAGACCAATCAATCAGTTTGGGAACAGCTTGAATTGACAAGAGCAATGGTCATGGGAGAGGCTGCCGTGGTGGAAATAGATAATTTTCCTCGTGCCATCATTTTAATTTACTTGGTGATTGCTTTCTCCCCCTTTGGGTATTACCTGGCAATTCACATTGTGgcagagaaggagaggaagCTGAAGGAATTCTTAAAGATCTTGGGACTTCATGACACTGCCTTTTG GCTTTCCTGGGTGCTGCTCTACGTGAGCCTGATTTTTGTCATGTCCATCCTTATGGCAGTGATTGCAACAGCATCTTCCCTCTTTCCCCAGAGCAGCGCCTTTGtgatatttctcctttttttcctgtatggaATCTCTTCA gttttctttgcatttatgCTCACTCCTCTGTTTAAAAAGTCAAAGCACGTGGGTATAGTGGAGTTCTTGGCAACGCtggcttttggttttgtgggcCTTAACATTGTCCTCCTGGAAGATTTCCCCAAGTCCTTTGTGTGGATTCTCAGCCCTTTGTGCCAGTGCAGCTTCCTGATCGGTGTGGCACAG GTCATGCATCTAGAAGATTATGAAGATGGTGCAACATTTGCAAATCTAAATCATGGGCCTTACCCACTCTTCATCTCTCTCATCTTACTGGTGCTGGATAGCATATTTTATCTGCTGGTAGCTGTCTACCTTGATCAAGTTATCCCAG gggagtttGGACTGCGCCGCACTCCGTTTTTCTTCATGAAGCCCTCATTTTGgtcaaagcacagaaaaaactACAAGGAGCTGTATGAGAGCAGCATCAACGGCAGTTTGAGTTTCAGTGAGATAGTTGAGCCTGTGCCATCTGAATTCCAGGGGAAAGAAGCCATCAG AATCAGCTGTGTTCAGAAAACGTTCAGGAAAAAGGGGGAAACTGTGGAGGCTCTCAGAA ATTTGTCCTTTGACATCTATGAAGGTCAGatcacagctctgctggggcACAGTGGGACCGGGAAGACGACGCTGATGAACATCCTCTGTGGGCTGTGTCCCCCGACGGACg gGTTTGTCTCTGTTTATGGGCACAGAGTGTCTGAAATCGATGAGATGCTGGAGGTGCGACAGATCACGGGGGTGTGCCCTCAGTCCGACATACACTTCGATATATTGACCGTGGAGGAGAATCTCTCCATATTTGCTGCAATTAAAGGAATCCCTCAGAATGATTTGATACAAGAG GTGCAGAAGGTGTTGCTGGATTTGGATatgcagccaatcagagacaaCCAAGCTAAAAAACTAAGTGGAGGGCAGAAAAGGCGTCTGTCAGTGGGAGTTGCTGTTCTCGGGAACCCCAAG GTTTTGCTGCTGGATGAGCCGACGGCAGGGATGGATCCGTGTTCGAGGCACATTGTCTGGAACCtcctgaagaacagaaaagccAATCATGTGACTGTTTTCAGTACCCACTTCATGGATGAGGCAGATATCCTGGCTG aCCGTAAAGCTGTGATTTCTCAAGGGATGTTGAAATGCCTGGGATCATCTCTCTTTCTCAAAAGCAAATGGGGGATTGGCTACCGCCTGAG TATGCACATCGATGCCTATTGCAACACAGAGGCTACAACCTCACTGATAAGGCAGCACGTTCCTGCAGCCAGCCTGATCCAGAAGAACGACGAGCAGCTCGTGTACACTCTGCCCCTCAGGGACATGGACAAGTTTGCAG GCCTGTTTTCTGACCTGGACACTCACACCCATTTGGGTGTTATCACCTACGGCGTTTCCATGACGACACTGGAGGATGTCTATCTGAAGCTGGAAGTTGAGGCAGAGATTGATCAAGCAG attaTAGTGTGTTCAATTCCCAGCAAGTGCAGGATGAAATGGATACGAAATCACTCGATGATATGGAGCAGAGCCTCCTGATGCTCTCAGAGGCAAAAGCACCAGCAATGAGCAACACAGCCCTCTGGAAGAAGCAGGTTTCCACCATAGCAAAAGTTCATTTGCTTAGTCTcaagagggaaaataaatgtgtgAGAGTTAT gttgttgctttttctgatttttcttgtagttcagattttgttgtttttcataCACCACATCATCAAAAATTCTGTAGCTGCTATCAAACTTTCCCCAGATTTGTACTTGCTGAAGCCTGGAGAGGAATATCACAAGTACAGGAGTCGTCTCCTGCTGCAGAACTCCACAG AGTCGCATATTGATGACATTGTCCACTCTCTTGGGAGCATGAACATCCTCTTGGAGATGTTCAATGACAGTGATTATGTCTCAGCTGCACCTCACAGCGCAGGCTTGAACGTGTTTGACCTTCAGTCCAGACAG AACTATGTTTTCACAGTGGTATTCAACAGCACCATGGTGCATTCCCTGCCAGTTCTGATGAACATTGTCAGCAATCTGCTGCTGCGCAGTCTGAACGTGACGGAGAGCATTCAGATCTGGAGCAACCCCTTCATGCAG GATCTTCCAGACACAATTTTCAGACTGGAGATCTATTTTGAAGCTGTGTTGCTGGGGATCATTGTCACAGGAATGCCACCCTATTTTGGCATGGATAATGCAGAAAACCATAAG ATCAAAGCATACACACAGCTGAAGATAGCAGGACTCTATCCCTCTGCTTATTGGACTGGGCAGGCTGTGGTTGACCTCCCACTGTTTTTCTCCATCCTGGTGCTGATGATAGGCAGCCTCTTTGCCTTCCACTATGGAGTTTATTTCTACGTGGGCAAGTTCCTCGCTGTG ATTTTCTGCCTGATTGGTTATGTCCCATCAGTGGTGCTCTTCACTTACGTGGTCTCCTTCACCTTTAAAAAAGTCCAGAACACAAAAGAATTCTGGTCATTCATCTTTTCAGTG ACAGCCTTGCTCTGCACTGTTGTCACTGAAGTGGCTTTTTTTCTGGACTATTACCTGGTAACCACCATCCTGCATTACGTCTTCTCCATCTTCATTCCTATTTATCCCCTCATTGGCTGTCTGATTTGTTTTATAAAG GTCTCATGGAAAGGCAAACGAAAGAGCCTTGGATATTACGACCCCTGGGACCGGCTCCTGGTAGCAGTCATAGCT CCCTATTTGCAGTGTGTCGTGTGGCTCTTCCTACTGCGGTGTTTCGAGCTGAAGAATGGAGGGAGAACAATTAGAGAGGATCCATTTTTCAG AAAATGTTCTACAAAAGCCAAAAGCTGGAAGTTCCCAGATGTCTCACGTGATGAGAACGAAGATGAAGATGTGAAGGCAGAGAGGCTGCGTGTCCAAGAAATACTGagcagccccagaagtgaggaG GTGCCAGCAATCCTGGTCAGCAGCTTACACAAAGAGTTTGATGAAAGGAAGGAATTTCTTCTGGGGAGGAAAATCAAGAAAGTGGCAACAAAACACGTTTCCCTCTGTGTAAAAAAAG GAGAAATCTTGGGTTTGCTGGGACCCAACGGGGCTGGGAAGAGCACATTGATGAGTATGCTCGTTGGGGAGATCGAGCCCACCAGCGGGCAG GTCCTGATGGGAGATTGTGCTTTTGGCCTGAACAGCGAAGATGACTCGGTGAAGTTTGTGGGCTACTGTCCTCAGACAAATCCCCTTTGGCCAGATATTACACTGCAGGAACACTTTGAAATTTATGGTGCTATCAAAGGGATGAGTCAGACTGATGTTAAGGAAGTCATAAAGCG CATTGCAAGTGCCCTGGATTTGAAAGACCACCTGCAGAAGACAACGAAGAAGCTGGGTGTGGGGCTGAAACGCAAG CTGTGCTTTGCCTTGAGCATGCTGGGCAACCCACGGGTCACGCTCCTGGATGAACCATCAACAGGGATGGATCCAAAAGCCAAGCAGCACATGTG GCGGGCAATCCGagcagcatttaaaaacaaggaGAGAGCAGCTATCCTGACCACTCACTACATGGAAGAAGCAGATGCTGTCTGTGACCGTGTGGCCATCCTGGTGTCTGGGCAGCTCAG ATGTATAGGTACTGTCCAGCACTTGAAGAGTAAATTTGGCAGAGGATACTTCttggaaatgaaattaaatgaagcAGCAGATGTCCAGCAGGTGGAATATCTGCAGAGCCAGATTTTGCACATCTTCCCCAACGCCAATCGTCAGGAAAG TTTTGCTTCTATTTTGGCCTATAAAGTTCCCAAAGAAGATGTACAGTCGCTTTCACATTCTTTTTCCAAGCTGGAAGAAG TAAAACACACCTTTAACATCGAGGAGTACAGCTTTTCTCAGGCTACACTGGAGCAG GTGTTTGTGGAGCTTGCtaaggagcaggaggaggaggacagcaGCTTTGGCACCCTGAACAGCACACTGTGGTGGGAGAGGACACAGGAAGACAGAGTGGTGTTCTGA